In Silene latifolia isolate original U9 population chromosome X, ASM4854445v1, whole genome shotgun sequence, the following proteins share a genomic window:
- the LOC141619273 gene encoding uncharacterized protein LOC141619273 — MISISLQGLRKGQCLSDIWVYQYKQGGIFLIPKSVIKRIEAICRNFLWDGSSEYHKVPLVAWETVTLPKNEGGLGIKRALTWNYATIGKLVDWVYTKSDRLWIKWVHQLYIKDKDWHNYSPPSDAAWAWKNICKIKEMIKNGYVANTWILNTKGYTVSSGYEWLRHKQPQQHWTPMIWSNWNIPKHAIITWISMHKGLKVKEKLFRLGCCTDDGCIICDREVETQAHLFFDCPYINQVLQLLEQWCGFRIHVSMLGGLQNAKNCLKQQVHYLLWNALYYHVWSQRNAARIQSVLIRPQKLAEMIKDEVCRRIKVTMGRSPSRNDSTWLRKWGL; from the exons ATGATATCCATTAGTTTGCAGGGTTTGAGGAAGGGACAATGCCTTTCAGATATTTGGGTGTACCAATACAAGCAGGGAG GGATTTTTCTGATTCCAAAGAGTGTGATCAAGAGAATAGAAGccatttgtagaaactttctCTGGGATGGTAGTTCTGAATATCACAAGGTACCCCTTGTCGCCTGGGAAACTGTTACTCTCCCAAAGAATGAGGGTGGCCTTGGTATCAAAAGAGCTCTTACCTGGAATTATGCTACTATAGGCAAACTGGTTGATTGGGTCTATACAAAATCTGACAGACTATGGATCAAGTGGGTCCATCAGCTCTATATCAAGGATAAAGACTGGCACAATTACTCTCCTCCCTCAGATGCTGCGTGGGCTTGGAAAAATATCTGTAAAATAAAAGAGATGATCAAAAATGGTTATGTAGCTAATACCTGGATTCTTAACACTAAAGGGTACACAGTTAGCAGTGGCTACGAATGGCTTAGACATAAGCAACCTCAACAGCACTGGACTCCTATGATATGGAGTAACTGGAACATCCCTAAGCATGCTATCATCACTTGGATCAGTATGCATAAGGGACTAAAAGTGAAAGAGAAACTGTTCAGATTGGGATGCTGCACTGATGACGGGTGCATCATCTGTGACAGGGAAGTTGAGACTCAGGCTCATTTGTTTTTCGACTGTCCCTATATCAACCAAGTACTGCAACTGCTGGAACAGTGGTGTGGCTTCAGAATACATGTCAGTATGCTTGGAGGACTGCAAAATgccaaaaactgtctaaaacaGCAAGTTCACTACCTGCTGTGGAATGCTCTTTACTACCATGTATGGAGTCAAAGGAATGCTGCTCGTATTCAGTCTGTTCTCATCAGACCTCAGAAACTGGCTGAAATGATCAAGGATGAGGTATGTCGCAGGATAAAAGTCACGATGGGTAGGAGTCCTAGCAGGAATGATAGCACATGGTTGAGGAAATGGGGCTTATGA